A genomic window from Misgurnus anguillicaudatus unplaced genomic scaffold, ASM2758022v2 HiC_scaffold_29, whole genome shotgun sequence includes:
- the LOC141362855 gene encoding uncharacterized protein, protein MTVYFLELTGLPLKDTFLNSVEKKGKRLLNFMTTVCADKTKRVLETAIKLKFLRGPLEGSSGDIKDMVLLILSYFNEKEEHLFHYVEETCLANEVQVEGLPVTPCIIVCGTCCYGARQFMLSIDGKIVNDQISNFTTAICLMFGSYYCLNIHYPVDLGSTLEFLQRCFFNINPERGTKVETKKNKKQLTVNPRVLTLIADLADHEWRQTN, encoded by the exons ATGACCGTCTATTTCCTAGAGCTCACAGGACTACCACTTAAGGATACTTTTCTCAATAGTGTAGAAAAAAAGGGAAAACGGCTTTTGAACTTTATGACAACTGTCTGTGCAGACAAGACCAAACGGGTCTTGGAGACTGCAATAAAGCTGAAATTTCTGAGAGGGCCGTTGGAGGGCAGCTCAGGTGACATCAAGGATATGGTGCTGCTTATTCTCTCCTACTTCAATGAAAAAGAGGAGCACCTCTTCCACTACGTAGAGGAGACATGCCTGGCAAATGAAGTCCAAGTGGAAGGCTTGCCTGTGACCCCTTGCATCATTGTATGTG GAACCTGCTGCTATGGTGCAAGGCAGTTCATGCTCAGCATAGACGGCAAGATTGTGAACGACCAAATTTCCAACTTCACCACTGCAATCTGCTTGATGTTTGGTAGCTACTACTGCCTGAACATCCACTATCCAGTAGATCTGGGTTCCACGCTTGAGTTCCTTCAGAG GTGTTTCTTCAACATCAACCCTGAGAGGGGCACAAAAGTTGAAACAAAGAAGAACAAGAAGCAGCTGACAGTAAACCCGAGAGTCCTCACCCTCATCGCTGATCTCGCTGATCATGAGTGGAGACAGACAAATTAA
- the LOC141362854 gene encoding uncharacterized protein, which yields MDISQQNNIRSSITKVLPDLPDPILNLVEETLQSLGVETTEDFHFLQEADLASVLRPIQARRLVAAWKQTIQSPETHSQSAVSPSVSPLTSSNSTHSSLSPCTSTSNLIRTADWVDSFQIPWGTFPEDLMQCLERGKRPSPRLRREMIRIVVSAMMNTCASPSKLESTEVAKKIVARYPQSLKDVIEGEVVGAGYHSLVKQLQARIDNVKRPSASRIKRRKPETGDSDTDEIPAEQRAVV from the exons ATGGATATTTCACAGCAAAACAACATCAGAAGTTCCATTACTAAGGTGTTGCCAGACCTCCCAGACCCAATTCTAAACCTTGTGGAGGAGACACTACAATCATTGGGGGTTGAGACCACTGaggattttcactttttacaggaGGCTGATCTTGCATCAGTTTTACGACCAATACAAGCGAGAAGATTGGTTGCTGCATGGAAACAAACCA tTCAGAGCCCTGAAACCCACAGCCAGTCAGCTGTCAGTCCTTCAGTCTCACCTCTCACCTCTTCTAACTCCACTCACTCCTCACTCTCACCTTGCACCTCAACCAGCAATCTGATTAGAACTGCAGATTGGGTTGACAGCTTTCAGATTCCATGGGGAACATTTCCTGAAGACTTGATGCAGTGCTTGGAGAGAGGGAAAAGGCCAAGCCCACGTTTACGGCGTGAAATGATCCGGATTGTTGTCTCTGCAATGATGAACACTTGTGCATCTCCAAGTAAACTAGAGTCTACAGAAGTTGCCAAAAAAATTGTTGCCAGGTATCCACAGTCCCTAAAAGATGTCATAGAAGGTGAGGTAGTGGGAGCAGGATATCACTCACTAGTCAAACAGCTACAAGCCCGCATTGACAACGTGAAGCGGCCTTCAGCATCAAGGATTAAGAGGCGTAAACCGGAAACGGGTGACTCAGACACAGATGAAATCCCAGCTGAGCAAAGGGCAGTTGTTTAG